A window of the Sandaracinaceae bacterium genome harbors these coding sequences:
- a CDS encoding AAA family ATPase — protein sequence MSESGLPGQDELDHFGEDVARLRDAVARVIVGQAPVVEEVLICLFAGGHVLLEGAPGLGKTLLVRTLAEAMALRFARIQFTPDLMPADIVGTQMVVEDEHGRKRFELQRGPIFGQLVLADEINRATPKTQSALLEAMAEQSVTIAGARHALEAPFFVLATENPIEMEGTYPLPEAQLDRFLFKVLVPQPDEDTLVDILNRTTGNVTDAVPVVLDGARIERQRALVRSVQVASPVARYVARFVRMSDPEADVAAPAAKSWLRYGAGVRGAQSVLLAAKVVALMAGRAHVSLADVQRVIAPALRHRLIPNFEADADGVSTDAILARLLLEVPTTSEAVAGIAG from the coding sequence ATGAGTGAGAGTGGGCTCCCCGGACAAGACGAGCTGGACCACTTCGGTGAGGACGTGGCGCGCTTGCGCGACGCCGTGGCGCGCGTGATCGTGGGTCAAGCGCCCGTCGTGGAGGAGGTGCTGATCTGCCTGTTCGCGGGGGGGCACGTGCTCCTCGAGGGAGCGCCTGGGCTCGGCAAGACCCTGCTCGTGCGCACCCTCGCCGAGGCCATGGCGCTGCGCTTCGCGCGCATCCAGTTCACGCCGGACCTCATGCCCGCCGACATCGTCGGGACGCAGATGGTGGTGGAGGACGAACACGGCCGAAAGCGCTTCGAGCTGCAGCGCGGACCGATCTTCGGGCAGCTCGTCCTGGCCGACGAGATCAACCGCGCCACGCCCAAGACGCAGAGCGCCCTGCTCGAGGCGATGGCGGAGCAGAGCGTGACGATCGCGGGTGCGCGTCATGCCCTCGAGGCGCCCTTCTTCGTCCTCGCCACCGAGAACCCCATCGAGATGGAGGGCACGTATCCGCTCCCCGAGGCGCAGCTCGACCGATTTCTGTTCAAGGTGCTCGTTCCACAGCCGGACGAGGACACCCTGGTGGACATCCTGAACCGCACTACCGGGAACGTGACGGACGCGGTGCCCGTGGTGCTCGACGGAGCGCGCATCGAGCGCCAGCGCGCGCTCGTGCGGAGCGTGCAGGTGGCCTCCCCCGTGGCGCGCTACGTCGCGCGCTTCGTGCGCATGTCGGACCCAGAAGCCGACGTCGCCGCACCGGCCGCGAAGAGCTGGTTGCGCTATGGAGCGGGAGTGCGCGGCGCGCAGAGCGTGCTGCTCGCGGCGAAGGTCGTGGCGCTGATGGCCGGGCGTGCCCATGTGTCGCTCGCGGACGTCCAGCGGGTGATCGCGCCAGCGCTGCGGCACCGGCTCATCCCCAACTTCGAGGCCGACGCGGACGGGGTGAGCACGGACGCCATCCTCGCTCGGCTCTTGCTGGAGGTCCCGACCACCTCCGAGGCCGTCGCGGGGATCGCGGGGTGA